One Apostichopus japonicus isolate 1M-3 chromosome 7, ASM3797524v1, whole genome shotgun sequence genomic region harbors:
- the LOC139969588 gene encoding sterile alpha motif domain-containing protein 3-like isoform X1, translating into MSQVEALKRYHVTYGSRERVFLCSASDVEPEIKSQFGIKKFRLQVFDKDFDDWVDIDGDIEEEQMEDKALKLNVIGERDEVACLSATSFTSSSSSDDTIILVGNERDVPCTSDVSDSFHEEEKFLPWPNKFELHQDDVRRDILVELLKGGPVSNRIKSAVIQATFDKMCLFTVYPTTDQYNTAAKAVIKSFPNLAIKLPFCEPYDALKNALKDKFRNERGHMTRDVVVKKRKTSTHATTDEGERKEGADWTLPEGETEETIKLHIKELQKESTKKKQDKNKIKSLMALTFGERRRLVLEEKPPIAEIRGKFPTPFCAEQIIEDFSAIISWDAVSEMFYKNLDDIAAKIITYNTNHSKSTLRFLVEYNNFIQQLTEKDKRDATWTAALWILPGFLKEDRNFLFINSDDDVSSDVEINTPVITYTGDPLDPSNITIIAENEKCSTAASFPEAVLILLATYYVFNIQYNGKVKGTLTFLQNVLLQCKDKGKLPQKIISLIAKLQA; encoded by the exons ATGTCACAAGT TGAAGCACTTAAACGGTACCATGTAACTTATGGATCCAGAGAAAGGGTTTTCTTatgtagtgcaagtgatgtagAACCAGAAATCAAATCTCAATTTGGGATAAAGAAATTTCGGCTTCAGGTCTTTGATAAAGACTTTGACGACTGGGTGGACATTGACGGTGATATAGAAGAAGAGCAGATGGAAGATAAAGCACTTAAACTGAATGTGATTGGTGAAAGAGATGAAG TTGCATGCCTCAGTGCCACTTCATTTACAAGCTCTTCAAGTTCAGATGACACCATTATATTGGTTGGAAATGAAAGAGATGTACCTTGTACCAGTGATGTTTCAGACAG CTTTCATGAAGAAGAAAAGTTCTTGCCATGGCCAAACAAGTTTGAGCTGCATCAAGATGATGTTAGGAGAGACATCTTGGTTGAACTATTAAAAGGGGGACCTGTCAGCAACAGAATTAAATCTGCTGTAATCCAAGCTACATTTGATAAAATGTGCTTGTTTACTGT GTATCCTACTACAGATCAATACAATACAGCAGCTAAAGCAGTCATAAAGTCCTTTCCAAACTTGGcaatcaaattaccattctgtGAGCCTTAT gatgcattgaaaaatgcacTCAAAGATAAGTTCAGAAATGAGAGGGGACACATGACGAGGGATGTAGTTgtgaagaagaggaagacatCTACACATGCAACAACTGATGAGGGAGAACGAAAAGAGGGAGCTGATTGGACTCTACCTGAGGGTGAAACAGAGGAGACTATCAAACTGCACATTAAGGAACTACAAAAGGaatcaacaaagaaaaaacaagacaagaacAAAATTAAGTCATTAATGGCACTGACATTTGGAGAGAGAAGGAGACTTGTACTTGAGGAGAAACCACCAATAGCAGAAATCAGAGGCAAATTTCCTACTCCATTTTGTGCAGAACAG ATCATAGAAGATTTTTCAGCCATCATCAGTTGGGATGCAGTGTCGGAGATGTTCTACAAAAATCTTGATGACATTGCAGCAAAGATCATCACCTACAACACAAATCACTCAAAGAGCACTCTTCGATTCCTTGTTGAATACAACAACTTTATTCAGCAATTGACAGAGAAAGACAAAAGGG ATGCTACATGGACCGCAGCTCTCTGGATACTACCTGGCTTCCTGAAAGAAGATCGCAACTTTCTGTTTataaacagtgatgatgat GTTAGCTCGGATGTTGAAATCAACACACCGGTCATAACATACACTGGGGATCCGCTGGACCCATCAAACATAACAATCATTGCAGAAAACGAAAAATGCAGTACTGCAGCATCTTTCCCTGAGGCAGTTCTAATCCTGCTGGCTACATATTATGTtttcaacatacagtataacgGCAAAGTAAAAGGAACACTgacatttctgcaaaatgttctgctGCAATGCAAAGACAAGGGGAAATTGCCTCAAaagatcatttcattaattgcaAAACTTCAAGcatga
- the LOC139969588 gene encoding uncharacterized protein isoform X2 has protein sequence MSQVEALKRYHVTYGSRERVFLCSASDVEPEIKSQFGIKKFRLQVFDKDFDDWVDIDGDIEEEQMEDKALKLNVIGERDEVACLSATSFTSSSSSDDTIILVGNERDVPCTSDVSDRYPTTDQYNTAAKAVIKSFPNLAIKLPFCEPYDALKNALKDKFRNERGHMTRDVVVKKRKTSTHATTDEGERKEGADWTLPEGETEETIKLHIKELQKESTKKKQDKNKIKSLMALTFGERRRLVLEEKPPIAEIRGKFPTPFCAEQIIEDFSAIISWDAVSEMFYKNLDDIAAKIITYNTNHSKSTLRFLVEYNNFIQQLTEKDKRDATWTAALWILPGFLKEDRNFLFINSDDDVSSDVEINTPVITYTGDPLDPSNITIIAENEKCSTAASFPEAVLILLATYYVFNIQYNGKVKGTLTFLQNVLLQCKDKGKLPQKIISLIAKLQA, from the exons ATGTCACAAGT TGAAGCACTTAAACGGTACCATGTAACTTATGGATCCAGAGAAAGGGTTTTCTTatgtagtgcaagtgatgtagAACCAGAAATCAAATCTCAATTTGGGATAAAGAAATTTCGGCTTCAGGTCTTTGATAAAGACTTTGACGACTGGGTGGACATTGACGGTGATATAGAAGAAGAGCAGATGGAAGATAAAGCACTTAAACTGAATGTGATTGGTGAAAGAGATGAAG TTGCATGCCTCAGTGCCACTTCATTTACAAGCTCTTCAAGTTCAGATGACACCATTATATTGGTTGGAAATGAAAGAGATGTACCTTGTACCAGTGATGTTTCAGACAG GTATCCTACTACAGATCAATACAATACAGCAGCTAAAGCAGTCATAAAGTCCTTTCCAAACTTGGcaatcaaattaccattctgtGAGCCTTAT gatgcattgaaaaatgcacTCAAAGATAAGTTCAGAAATGAGAGGGGACACATGACGAGGGATGTAGTTgtgaagaagaggaagacatCTACACATGCAACAACTGATGAGGGAGAACGAAAAGAGGGAGCTGATTGGACTCTACCTGAGGGTGAAACAGAGGAGACTATCAAACTGCACATTAAGGAACTACAAAAGGaatcaacaaagaaaaaacaagacaagaacAAAATTAAGTCATTAATGGCACTGACATTTGGAGAGAGAAGGAGACTTGTACTTGAGGAGAAACCACCAATAGCAGAAATCAGAGGCAAATTTCCTACTCCATTTTGTGCAGAACAG ATCATAGAAGATTTTTCAGCCATCATCAGTTGGGATGCAGTGTCGGAGATGTTCTACAAAAATCTTGATGACATTGCAGCAAAGATCATCACCTACAACACAAATCACTCAAAGAGCACTCTTCGATTCCTTGTTGAATACAACAACTTTATTCAGCAATTGACAGAGAAAGACAAAAGGG ATGCTACATGGACCGCAGCTCTCTGGATACTACCTGGCTTCCTGAAAGAAGATCGCAACTTTCTGTTTataaacagtgatgatgat GTTAGCTCGGATGTTGAAATCAACACACCGGTCATAACATACACTGGGGATCCGCTGGACCCATCAAACATAACAATCATTGCAGAAAACGAAAAATGCAGTACTGCAGCATCTTTCCCTGAGGCAGTTCTAATCCTGCTGGCTACATATTATGTtttcaacatacagtataacgGCAAAGTAAAAGGAACACTgacatttctgcaaaatgttctgctGCAATGCAAAGACAAGGGGAAATTGCCTCAAaagatcatttcattaattgcaAAACTTCAAGcatga